Part of the Spinacia oleracea cultivar Varoflay chromosome 5, BTI_SOV_V1, whole genome shotgun sequence genome, TCACAGCCTACTGTGTCTGGAGTCCTTAACTCACTCGGGGTAGTCAGTCACTCAGAGTCGGAGCTTTTGAGGTTACATGTTATACCAAAGTTTCAAGATCGATTCAATGTGAATGTGAATGTAAATCTAATATTACAGCAGAAAGTAGAATTGAGCAAAGTACAGATGAACAGATCACAGGAGGTTTATAATTACCATATGTTTATCAACTTTAATCAAACACAAAATCGCTGCCGAATAAGATTTCATGTtcatataataaacaaaaagaaactAAAAAATCCAATGAAAGCCAAAATACAGGGGAGTACAAAATTCCATATTCATGAAAAAAACTAGTCCCCGTGATCCTGTTAAATCCTCATTTACATTCCTACAACTGAATTATGCTTCCAAAAATTTCTTGCAACCCATTATCGGGTTTCTCTTCTTCCAGCTGCTGCCGTATCATTATGTCTTCAGAAAATCACAATGTTAAAACAAACAACACATTTATAACTAACAAACTATCTAGGTCTCACGCCTGGTTCTACGGCGAGGAGCAGCGGTCTCATCCTTCTCGTCCTCTTCCTTCTCCTCACTGGTTTCCTTGGTGGTGGAAGCCTCTGGAGCAGCAGGTTCACTTGCTGGGGCGCTCACAGCAGCCTACAAAAGGTAACCCAAAAATAAGGACATGAGCAAAAGAAATAAatatcaccaaaaaaaaaataccaaagTGTTGGGAGAGTAATGCAACACTCACTGGTTTCTTCCCACCGAAAAGTAGCTTCAAGAAAACACTGAAAAAGACCACGACGATGGAAACTAGGACACCAAGGGTGATGTTTGGTTGTGTCTCTGCTTTCTCAATCAGTTcctgcaaaaaacaaaaacaaatggtttaATTCACCTGAGAAATACAGCATCCATCAATACCATTTTAAATTTAGACAGCAATTTGAAAATGTTCCTTTACTTACATGAATCTTAGTTTGGTAGGGTTCCAAAAATGGGACGTCAGCAACCTTGTACAAAAGATCAAACACCTTCTTCTGCAACAGAGAACATACAGTATAGAGGGTTCAGATACAGACTCAATTAACATAACACTTGGAAGATAAAACGAGAATGAGATTCTGACCTGAATGCCTGAAATGGCATCTGGGGTGGAAGCTGCTTCCTCAGCCTTTTGTTTCTCTTTCTCTGCATCAAACTTCGGCTTCCACTGGGTCTGCCTGTATGATTCAGCTGTCTTTTCATCACCAGCGATCAAAACGTTGTCAAACAAAATGCCATCTTGCATGGTCCATATCTCAATACCAATGGCAGCAATTGGCTCAAAGTCGGGAGTTTCAAGCTCAAAGTAATTAGGGTTGGGAATTTCTTGTGGCTTCCAAACACCCTTGTAGCTTGGGTTGTCAATTAGTGGGGCATACCATTTCCCCTTGTATGCAGGGTTTGCCTTCATTGGCCTCTTCCATTCACCACAACCGGGTGCGTTTTCACACTTGGGATTCTCAATCTTTGGTGCCTCCCATTCACCATCCTCTTCATCATCCCAGTCTTCAGGTTTTGATGCCTCGGGATCATCAACTTCTTCTGGTTCATCATCCAACCATCCCTCGGGTTTCTCAGCCTCTTCATCTTCAATTTCCATTGGTGCACTCTCATCCCAATCGTCAGGTTTAACTGCATTTGGGTCGGGAATCTTTTCCCTCTCATCCCAGTCCTCGGGCTTCTTATCTTCTGGGTCTGGGATAGTCTTTGATGGGATGATAGCAGGTtcaaaatcatcacctaaaAGGAGGTTTGCCTTCTTCTTTACCTCTCCATCAACCAAGATCTGGACATCGTTCTCAGGGGTCAAAATAGCAGTGTACACGTGACTCAACTTATCAGATGGGACAGATGGTGTAAACTTAAGATGGTGTTCAACATATTCTCCACTCTTTGGGTTCTTGTGCTTTAGAATGAAGTGAACCTTGTTTGTGGACCCACATTTGTCAGGTCCAAACATGATAGAATATGGTGATTCATTATCAAACTCCTTTGACACCCATCCAGCTTCCTGAGGACGGAGATATTTCAAGTAGGCACCACCACATTCAAGCCCATTTTGGAGGCGAGTTTCGAATTGGAGAACAACAGTCTTCCCCTTTAATTCAACAGGTTTCTCAAGTTCTTTCACAATGGCATACTTTCTTGCTTTCTCACTGACTAGAAGCCCATAATCTTCATGTCCCTCGCTTTTCGAATGCTTCCAAACACCTATTACAAAAACAAGATGATATAAGACGGCACTCTAAGTGTTGCACTACACAAATACTCATTCAAAGGAATAAATGGATTATGGATACCAATATCATGCACAAAGCCCAACAGAAGGACACTGACTAGACCATGATTTCACTACAATCACATGTCACAAGCACAGGAGGGACCAGGAGTGTCTACCCTTGAAATAGATACGTGATCTGTCCCTACTCAGAATGCCTAAATGTATTTGGAAAAAGTATTTCCACACATGATTCACTTCTCCTTATTTGTAAACATAAAACCAAGCTAACCAGCAAAGTGAATTAATTATAGTCACATTTCTTTTGCAATAAAGTTGGCATTCAAGGAAAGTAAGAAGCAATCAGACAATATATGTAATGTATGCACACGGAAGTAGAAAACAGTCACCTAGTTAACCCTTTGAGACTGACAGACCAGAGCAGGTTCACATTTCAGAAGGGTAAACATCAAGTTATACGAGGCATAATTAGTTTCCAAGACAATCAAGGATGCCGCAGAAGTAAAAAGTAGCGTCATCTCAGCAAGTGATACATATGATTATGTGAATCAAAGCAAAGCCCAGCTGACCACACagaaaaaataacaatttaCTTAACACTCCTAATGTAACGACATATTATCTCTTTCATACACAAATGATTGTATAATAATGTGAAGACAGTTTCCAACCAAGGTGTGATGTATAACAATGTACTGTAGAAGATAGCTTGCATATTTAATAAATGTGCTTTTCTCTCTCGAATCTTCACCAAATATTTCTGTTTCAGGCCTCGTATTGCTAGCATAAGCAAAAATAATTGTAAAGATCTCATAATTGAACTACACTACTTTAACCGCATTTCCTCCCTCCAATCTTTGGTACATTTCCGCTTCTGCTAACAATAACggtcaattaaaaaaaaaacggtcaaataaagaaaaaactttTTGGCAGCATTCATTGACGGTGTACAGTGCAAGCAGCCCAAATGGATGTGATTGAATACTCCCATTGTCCAGAAAGAATAGGAGCATTGTCCCTATCATTTATAATCATCAAAAATATCCAAAGATCTAATCTACCCTAGAAATGTTTCGAATAATTCACAACTGAAGATGCAGTTCAACACAAATTCACATTCTCATGCCCACAATCTAACATTGGCATTCCCGACCTAATTCTCAGATGCTAAACCACGAGTTGAAAATTCGCACGAGCAGAAGCTTATATCAATTCATAACTAGATCTACAAATGAGACATTACTACCTAACATTGCAATTTCAAAGCATATCAATCTAAACAGCATTTATCATATGATAAAGAATAACTACAAGCTATATGTCAAGATCATTAACGTTAAGCACTCTTTAATCTAAATCACAAACGGCCGCGATAACAGATCTAcgagtaattaaataaaatgaaacatGAATATGTTACCATTGTATTCTTCTTTCTCAGAGACGATCCATCGACCTTCAAACGTCTCATCAAACGACTCGTAAAAGATCTGATTTTATCCATTTCAAAcaaaaaattcaatcaatcaatcaataacaAAACTTAACAAAAAACATTCAAATCTAGtgaaattaaaacaaattagcagaaataaaacaaaaactTACAGGATCAGCAGCGCAGAGCTGAATTGCAAAGCATGCAACAAGCAACAATCCAACTAACTGATTCTTAGACCTTTTACGCGTCTCCATTAACGCAAATTACAGAGAACAAAAGCTCAAATTCttgaaaaaatcaagaaaatttcgCTTACTTAATGATATTCAGAAAACCTAAATTTTGGAAGTGCGATGAAGAAGAGAGTGAAGAAATGCCCCTTTTGATCG contains:
- the LOC110774691 gene encoding calnexin homolog; this encodes METRKRSKNQLVGLLLVACFAIQLCAADPIFYESFDETFEGRWIVSEKEEYNGVWKHSKSEGHEDYGLLVSEKARKYAIVKELEKPVELKGKTVVLQFETRLQNGLECGGAYLKYLRPQEAGWVSKEFDNESPYSIMFGPDKCGSTNKVHFILKHKNPKSGEYVEHHLKFTPSVPSDKLSHVYTAILTPENDVQILVDGEVKKKANLLLGDDFEPAIIPSKTIPDPEDKKPEDWDEREKIPDPNAVKPDDWDESAPMEIEDEEAEKPEGWLDDEPEEVDDPEASKPEDWDDEEDGEWEAPKIENPKCENAPGCGEWKRPMKANPAYKGKWYAPLIDNPSYKGVWKPQEIPNPNYFELETPDFEPIAAIGIEIWTMQDGILFDNVLIAGDEKTAESYRQTQWKPKFDAEKEKQKAEEAASTPDAISGIQKKVFDLLYKVADVPFLEPYQTKIHELIEKAETQPNITLGVLVSIVVVFFSVFLKLLFGGKKPAAVSAPASEPAAPEASTTKETSEEKEEDEKDETAAPRRRTRRET